One segment of Tepidimicrobium xylanilyticum DNA contains the following:
- a CDS encoding IPT/TIG domain-containing protein, with protein MVKVKSKIGKKLLSILLIISFIIPVIGPVGVFAQSKNKIVYTYKSGIGNENQLESIYISVEAIINKSGTHNVTIFKEEGDPQVIDQINVGENELGKPITVESWITNPQGNIRITEIRVGGFILKIDPAPIINKMETYDVNVGQKVSFTGARLNAANVKIQITGEQGVFVADQYDRFSEVMKGTTGFKNITLRLDDGEVEQSAIYRNAFKLLGNMPQLGAKLEIIPQSGTRESIAYIKADGNFTIKDGEAQHSVFFLEDATDRYSADNMAEILSATNKVLKIKIPKGITDAKYYDVIVTNKITNPRGNIYEQITDTRKVEGRFFVIGADKGPVLSRIEPERGPDTGETVEVTGIRFDELGFINGIDEKSLSVDEVKVSTITIGDTLKGIIDSEFGSDEENQDRVFHITYKNADQNNKATYNGQNITEVNRYIATYIGDKTTPVETNGNPVYKFTEIFDDITVKLPQTTVNKETEVNVIIIMQTEIKTESGETHTITNIISNDNVKYTIVPSHTPPSINKISPEKIQVVKDKSSEDYVLKEDIVIGIEGENFKVIRSRDPESNEEITNYPVVGLGAQMNDADQGIVLRINPKEEGQVQRYHNGAWEDLPGADMVVLDSKGNIIDGTVGRDTGSKIIITLPRTEEVKIPANSVTTDLKNPRPKLVYVMNPILGSNEPGYPGFNYNVSLMFIDLKDGLPPSIDRITPNVVAIDSGEEITVTGSNFQQGVRVFVGGVEVQGVKQELDPSGLNTILKFNAPKYPQIIEGPTKLIVMNPDGGQASRDFTYVKSLERDPQFMDFSPKSGTKDTVVIVDGENFLAPNPSVGTTAGMGIYRLIGSRILMDGVDINEYNIVNGKIVLEEYENENQELIKYDGHSLNLADYHHSVILEDKDRPNNFYTIYQDIRGNIILSDGGSGSDQSSIINEYYIVEINGNIVAEKDGQVYDINVNKNGIELSKDGETLTLIMKTPYKFNEAGEIYGSRVKVIDKNRIEFKVPQLNSKLPDGYTITVENPDTKKSTARDKFYYYEAVSLKPEIHAIKPSIGSIEGGYQILIEGINFEDDSKVYVDGVLVPANDVRRETISGKDTLIITNMPPYRRNMAQEGTDRKVVPVAVENGNGGTAIGRFTYVIPPSARPIIDGIEFQKDTQVGSAAGGEILTITGRYFKYEEPWSLTKKYRDWKEGTRQGVTVYYEDLDDSESFTSYSNWIDYIENKELGKTEPLPVPVDTYDKYLTSEVLPKVRIGGLEAKIVEFGTNYIKVITPQITPGRHELYVVNNDFGTSNRVFINFEGSRITIDRIVGDTGKKQGKDAVEIIGSGFQNTLMSILEGGNIREEYMPRVRFGTIGGIKDLNNNIAQVTLENGDFTIEYDGSQIQRTNITMTAKYNKEIYKKTFTIEGYSGKPIYLPTWELESTDGKAYPGYELVMIKTENRKLIVEKGYSPETKLVNTGQIELKTPSYYTVGDVQVEVTNPDGGRATTRYKYTNPASKPRILNITRDGMDPSIGDDGKTRILRLDYRGGQHITVLGEDFREGARIQIGDILDIDNKDITETLNASPNKLAFIMPPVNENAIGKLYRVTVINGDGSQVSSDNPNNIWNAPIYIQFVKGESGPELGSIEPDRGPATGGTKATIKGKDFRKSMEGYEGEELKVFFGDNQVSREDIKIIDHSTIEVIAPPSDTIGPVRVKVENPDNSPTQENLIFTYISKPRIDDINPKKLFTNDTKTEVTITGNQFMPGAKVIIGGEIIPIRELKSGMDVKGQGITGVDPQGNNREVAVIGGMEAASVNVVNTNEIKIRFNEATNLENSSIIIINPDGGVSDPYNDFKYEKPLPLKPMVLEAIPGYESTVMLIWNESDPDLLNRATKYEIYGRKASENASTFIASTTDAEYLIKGLEPNTRYVFMVRALNEYGAAIDFAEVEVRTLSLQEDYKQREKEERLKEEQKKLIEKGKEEIIGSKIIRTLGTEDIKNNVGSLDFNHSKYKNTNELIINIPIALARTDSTLNIKYGELQMTINPKDMYTFRVSMLDEGDKDSNLQINIKRQGESHIPRGKRIASRAYDFHFRFQRGKDYMDIDQLLRNGKLTLNLDDITYSNAKNVTLYKFDTSTGNYVKISDNRITSFNGRGKYILLSDR; from the coding sequence ATGGTTAAGGTAAAATCGAAAATAGGAAAAAAGCTATTATCCATATTATTAATAATATCCTTCATAATACCAGTAATAGGACCGGTAGGTGTATTCGCTCAATCTAAGAATAAGATTGTGTACACGTACAAGTCGGGCATTGGAAATGAAAATCAATTAGAATCAATTTACATAAGTGTTGAAGCCATTATAAATAAATCAGGTACCCATAATGTTACTATTTTTAAAGAAGAGGGGGATCCACAAGTTATAGATCAGATAAATGTAGGCGAAAACGAATTAGGCAAACCCATAACGGTAGAATCTTGGATCACCAATCCTCAGGGCAATATTAGGATAACTGAAATTAGAGTAGGTGGTTTTATATTAAAAATAGACCCTGCTCCTATAATAAACAAAATGGAAACCTATGATGTAAACGTAGGCCAGAAGGTAAGCTTTACAGGAGCAAGATTGAATGCAGCAAATGTTAAAATTCAGATAACCGGCGAACAAGGAGTTTTCGTTGCTGACCAATACGACCGCTTTAGCGAAGTTATGAAAGGGACTACAGGATTTAAAAATATTACGTTAAGATTGGATGATGGAGAAGTAGAACAATCAGCCATTTATCGTAACGCATTTAAACTATTAGGTAATATGCCTCAACTTGGAGCTAAATTGGAGATTATCCCACAATCGGGAACGAGAGAAAGCATTGCATACATCAAAGCCGATGGAAACTTTACTATAAAAGATGGAGAGGCACAACATTCAGTATTTTTTCTAGAAGATGCTACGGATAGATATAGCGCCGATAATATGGCTGAAATATTGTCAGCCACCAACAAGGTATTAAAAATAAAAATACCCAAGGGAATAACGGATGCTAAATATTATGATGTAATAGTTACCAATAAAATTACCAATCCTAGAGGGAATATATATGAACAGATTACTGATACCAGAAAGGTAGAAGGAAGGTTTTTCGTAATTGGAGCCGATAAAGGGCCAGTACTAAGCAGGATTGAACCCGAAAGAGGGCCAGATACAGGAGAAACAGTAGAAGTAACAGGTATAAGATTTGATGAATTGGGCTTTATAAATGGTATTGACGAAAAATCCCTTAGTGTAGATGAAGTAAAAGTAAGCACTATAACCATTGGCGATACCCTAAAAGGGATAATAGATTCAGAATTTGGAAGCGATGAAGAAAATCAGGACAGGGTATTCCACATAACCTATAAAAATGCAGATCAAAATAATAAAGCAACTTATAATGGACAAAATATAACAGAGGTAAACAGATATATAGCCACCTATATAGGAGATAAAACTACGCCAGTTGAAACAAATGGAAACCCAGTTTATAAATTTACTGAGATTTTTGATGATATAACCGTTAAATTACCTCAAACTACCGTAAATAAAGAGACTGAAGTAAATGTAATAATAATCATGCAAACTGAAATTAAAACTGAATCTGGGGAAACGCATACCATTACCAACATTATTTCCAACGACAATGTAAAATACACTATAGTCCCAAGTCATACACCTCCAAGCATTAACAAGATATCGCCAGAAAAAATCCAAGTAGTAAAGGATAAATCCTCGGAAGATTACGTTTTAAAAGAAGATATAGTGATAGGAATAGAAGGAGAAAACTTTAAAGTAATAAGAAGCAGAGATCCAGAAAGCAATGAGGAAATAACCAATTATCCAGTGGTAGGACTAGGCGCCCAAATGAACGATGCCGATCAAGGCATTGTTTTGAGAATTAATCCCAAAGAAGAAGGACAAGTACAGAGATATCATAACGGAGCATGGGAGGATTTACCAGGGGCCGACATGGTGGTATTGGATTCTAAGGGGAATATCATAGATGGAACCGTAGGAAGGGATACAGGAAGTAAAATAATAATCACCCTGCCTAGAACAGAGGAAGTAAAAATTCCAGCAAATTCTGTTACTACCGATTTAAAAAATCCTAGGCCTAAGCTTGTATATGTAATGAATCCAATACTTGGAAGTAACGAACCCGGTTATCCCGGTTTTAACTACAATGTATCCTTAATGTTCATAGACCTTAAGGATGGTTTACCTCCAAGCATAGACCGAATTACCCCTAATGTAGTGGCCATAGATTCAGGGGAAGAGATTACAGTTACAGGCTCCAACTTCCAACAGGGAGTTAGAGTATTTGTGGGAGGAGTAGAAGTACAAGGAGTAAAACAGGAATTAGACCCATCAGGTCTTAATACCATACTTAAATTTAATGCACCAAAGTATCCTCAGATAATAGAAGGACCCACAAAGCTTATTGTAATGAATCCCGATGGAGGCCAGGCAAGTAGAGATTTTACCTATGTAAAATCCTTGGAACGAGATCCTCAATTTATGGACTTTTCACCTAAATCGGGAACTAAGGATACTGTAGTAATAGTAGATGGGGAAAATTTCCTAGCCCCAAACCCATCGGTAGGTACCACTGCTGGAATGGGAATCTATAGATTAATAGGAAGCAGAATCCTCATGGATGGAGTTGACATAAACGAGTACAATATCGTCAATGGAAAGATTGTATTGGAAGAATATGAAAATGAGAATCAAGAGCTCATAAAATATGATGGACATAGCTTAAACCTTGCAGACTACCATCATAGCGTAATATTGGAGGACAAAGATAGACCTAACAACTTCTATACCATATATCAGGATATTAGAGGGAATATAATCCTATCTGATGGAGGCTCTGGTAGTGATCAAAGCAGCATAATAAATGAATATTATATTGTGGAGATAAATGGAAATATAGTAGCTGAAAAGGATGGACAAGTTTATGATATTAATGTAAATAAAAATGGAATAGAACTATCGAAAGATGGAGAAACTCTAACACTTATAATGAAAACCCCCTATAAATTTAATGAAGCAGGGGAAATATACGGTTCAAGGGTTAAAGTGATAGATAAAAACCGAATAGAATTTAAGGTGCCACAGTTAAATTCCAAACTGCCTGATGGATATACCATTACTGTGGAAAATCCAGATACGAAGAAATCTACAGCCAGAGATAAATTCTACTACTATGAGGCCGTATCCTTAAAGCCTGAAATTCATGCTATAAAGCCAAGTATTGGTTCTATAGAGGGAGGATATCAAATCCTCATAGAAGGAATCAACTTTGAAGATGATTCTAAAGTTTATGTAGATGGGGTTCTAGTACCAGCTAACGATGTAAGAAGGGAGACCATATCAGGCAAAGATACTTTAATTATAACCAATATGCCACCATATAGGAGAAATATGGCTCAAGAAGGAACGGATAGAAAGGTAGTTCCTGTAGCGGTAGAAAATGGAAATGGCGGTACAGCCATAGGAAGGTTTACTTATGTAATTCCACCTTCAGCAAGACCTATTATAGATGGAATAGAGTTCCAAAAAGATACTCAAGTAGGCTCTGCAGCTGGAGGAGAGATACTCACTATAACTGGTAGATACTTCAAATATGAAGAACCTTGGAGTTTAACAAAGAAGTATAGGGATTGGAAAGAAGGAACGAGACAAGGAGTTACAGTATATTACGAAGACTTAGATGACAGTGAAAGTTTCACCTCGTACTCCAATTGGATAGACTATATTGAAAATAAAGAACTTGGAAAGACAGAACCCCTTCCTGTTCCTGTAGATACTTACGATAAATATCTGACATCTGAAGTACTTCCAAAGGTAAGGATAGGGGGGCTAGAAGCCAAGATAGTTGAATTTGGTACCAACTATATTAAGGTAATAACTCCTCAGATTACCCCAGGGCGTCATGAACTTTATGTAGTAAATAACGATTTTGGAACATCTAATAGGGTATTTATCAATTTTGAAGGCTCTAGAATCACAATAGACAGAATAGTAGGGGATACAGGAAAGAAACAAGGGAAAGATGCAGTAGAAATAATAGGTTCTGGATTCCAAAACACCCTAATGTCCATATTGGAAGGTGGAAATATTAGAGAGGAATATATGCCTAGAGTCCGCTTTGGTACCATAGGTGGAATTAAGGATTTGAACAACAATATAGCCCAGGTTACCTTGGAAAATGGGGATTTCACCATAGAATATGATGGTTCTCAAATTCAGAGAACTAACATTACCATGACAGCTAAATATAATAAAGAGATATACAAAAAGACCTTTACCATTGAAGGATATAGCGGAAAGCCCATATACCTTCCTACTTGGGAATTAGAAAGTACCGATGGAAAGGCCTATCCTGGGTATGAACTGGTAATGATTAAGACTGAAAATAGGAAGTTAATCGTAGAAAAGGGATATTCCCCAGAAACCAAATTGGTGAATACTGGGCAAATTGAGTTGAAAACTCCATCCTATTACACAGTAGGGGATGTGCAGGTAGAGGTAACCAATCCAGATGGAGGAAGGGCTACTACAAGGTATAAATATACCAACCCTGCAAGTAAACCTAGAATTTTAAACATCACAAGGGATGGAATGGATCCAAGCATAGGGGACGATGGAAAGACTAGAATATTAAGGTTAGACTACAGGGGAGGCCAACATATTACCGTATTGGGAGAGGATTTTAGAGAAGGAGCACGAATCCAGATAGGAGATATATTGGATATAGATAACAAGGATATAACGGAAACCTTAAATGCCAGCCCAAATAAATTAGCCTTCATCATGCCTCCAGTCAATGAAAACGCAATAGGAAAGCTATATAGGGTAACTGTAATTAACGGAGATGGTTCTCAGGTATCCTCCGATAACCCAAACAATATCTGGAATGCACCAATTTATATTCAATTTGTCAAGGGGGAATCGGGTCCAGAGTTAGGCAGTATAGAGCCAGATAGAGGACCAGCTACAGGAGGAACGAAGGCTACCATTAAAGGTAAGGACTTTAGAAAGAGCATGGAAGGCTATGAAGGGGAAGAGTTAAAGGTATTCTTTGGAGACAACCAAGTATCCAGAGAGGATATAAAGATAATTGACCATAGTACAATAGAGGTAATTGCTCCGCCATCGGATACCATAGGACCTGTAAGGGTGAAGGTGGAAAACCCAGACAACAGCCCAACCCAAGAAAACTTAATATTTACTTATATATCAAAACCAAGAATAGACGATATCAACCCTAAAAAACTATTTACAAACGACACAAAAACAGAAGTAACCATAACAGGAAATCAATTCATGCCCGGTGCTAAGGTAATAATAGGTGGGGAAATAATCCCAATTAGAGAATTAAAATCTGGAATGGATGTAAAGGGACAAGGAATAACTGGAGTAGATCCACAAGGGAATAATAGGGAAGTGGCAGTAATAGGTGGAATGGAAGCAGCAAGTGTTAATGTGGTAAATACTAACGAAATCAAGATAAGGTTTAACGAAGCCACCAACCTAGAGAATAGTAGCATCATAATAATCAACCCAGATGGGGGGGTATCCGACCCTTATAACGACTTCAAATACGAAAAACCATTGCCACTAAAACCAATGGTATTAGAAGCCATTCCAGGCTATGAATCAACGGTAATGTTAATCTGGAACGAGTCGGATCCAGATTTGTTGAACAGGGCTACTAAATATGAGATATACGGAAGGAAAGCTAGCGAAAACGCCAGCACTTTCATAGCCAGCACAACTGATGCAGAATATCTAATAAAGGGATTAGAACCCAATACTAGATATGTATTCATGGTAAGAGCCCTAAACGAATATGGAGCAGCCATAGATTTTGCAGAAGTTGAGGTAAGGACTTTAAGTCTACAGGAAGACTACAAACAAAGGGAGAAGGAAGAAAGGCTTAAAGAAGAACAGAAGAAATTAATAGAAAAAGGTAAGGAAGAAATAATAGGAAGCAAGATAATAAGAACATTAGGTACAGAGGATATTAAAAACAATGTGGGTAGCTTAGACTTTAACCACTCCAAATATAAAAACACTAATGAATTAATAATAAACATACCAATAGCCCTAGCAAGAACTGACTCTACATTAAATATAAAATATGGAGAACTGCAGATGACTATTAATCCAAAGGATATGTACACCTTTAGAGTCTCCATGTTGGATGAAGGGGATAAGGATTCTAACCTTCAAATTAACATAAAAAGACAGGGAGAATCCCATATCCCAAGAGGAAAGAGAATAGCATCAAGAGCTTACGATTTCCACTTTAGATTCCAGAGAGGGAAGGATTACATGGATATTGACCAATTGCTAAGAAATGGCAAGCTAACCTTAAACCTAGATGATATAACCTATTCAAATGCAAAGAATGTAACTCTATACAAATTTGACACCTCCACTGGAAATTATGTTAAAATATCCGATAACAGGATAACTTCCTTTAATGGAAGAGGGAAATATATACTGCTATCAGATAGATAA